Within Dysgonomonas sp. HDW5A, the genomic segment TTTATACCTCTCTCTTTGGCATATTGTATGAGAGCTTCACCTAATTTGCGTCCCAATCCCAAACCCTGTGCCTGCGGGCTTACTGCCATTTTAGCCATTTCGAATGTTTGGTCTTCGGGATGGGCTATCAGGGCACAACAACCAACTACTTTACCGTTCATAATTGCCAGAAATATCTGTCCCCCTTTATTTAATATATACTCTTCTATATTGTTGAGAGTATATACATCTGATTCTTCGAGACGGAAATATCTAGTAATCCATTCCGTATTTAAAAGAATAAAAGCTTCTTTATATTCGGGTTTGTACAGTTCTATTCGAATAGTGTCCATATTATATAAACTTAGTGATTAAGTAACAATCTTATTATCTTTATAAAATCGATGAAGAAAATAAAACGGAGCAACCGGGGTTACAATAGTTTGGTAATAATAAAAGCGAATAAAAATATTACAGCAAACCCAAATCCTAAGCTAGTCATTTGCTGATCGTCTTTTCTTCCTGTCAGGTGTTTTATGGTAATATCTTTTTTTCTTAAAATTTTATAGAAAAGTAGCCTTATGACAGCACCGATAACACATATGAAGCCTAGTTTATCCATATCGCAAATATATATAGAAATTAATTTATACTATTATGAAAATAAAATCAATTATACTGTCTATTATCTGTTTACCAATTATTCAGGTTTCTGGACAAGAGAAGTTGTTAACAAAACAAATTAAAGTTGCAGAAGTGATTGATTTTGAGAAAAATATTAATGATATGGTTACGTTCTTTGATCAAAATGTGAGTCTGTCAAAAGATTTCTATCCTTTGGCCGATAAATATGTAACCACCCATAAACCCATTATCGCTTATCGGGATGCATTGGTTTACCTACCAATGTATGCCGAATATTTTTATACTGCCAAAGATTCTATTGTGAGGCTAGTGTCGTATAATTGGGAAAAAGATCGTTTCGGGAATGTTTTTAAAAAGCAGATAATGTGGGAGGATGAAAGTCGAAAAATTGAAACCTATAATAAAGAGTACGACCGGATAAAACATATGTTATTTGAATCTTTTGGAAACCCAATATCATCAGATCTTTCTCCTCAGTTAACAGAAGGTGTAAATGGAAAATTTTATACAAGAGAAAGCATCTGGGAAACAGAAGACTACTATGCTGATTTACAAATGATGTTTGGGGGGATAACTTATCGAATAAGATTTAAACTCTATTGGAAAAACTAGGATTTTTTTATGATATATGAGTTCTGTAGTTAGTTATTAAGGTTTCAGACCGAAGATTAATTTCGGTATTGGTCGATTATAAATAAGTAGTGTTGGTAAGTGTATTAGTAAGGTTATCGATGTTAGCTTGTGTGAAACCATAATAGCAGATCAGGTTTTAAGGTAAATCAATTATTTTAGATATTAAAACTGTGAGTTTCATTAAATATTTTCTTTTATTAAAAATATAGTTTTGAGACTTTAAGAGTAAAATTAAGAATGGACTAGCGATAATGATGGTTTGTCGAGTTTTTACGAAAGGCTTTTAAAGTCGGAAGTCGAAAATGCTCAATTGAAAACTCAGGTAAAAGACCAGAAGAAAGAAAATCAGGAATAAAAAAATAACAAGAAATAATTAATCGATTTACTATTCTGGATAATATAAAAGGGAGAGGCTTGTAAGTCTGTGTCTTTTTGTTTAGTAATGAGGGGGCGAGAAAACTATTTATCGAATAAATTGTTTTTAATAAAAAACAATTAGACAATTATGGTCAAGAAATTATTAACCTTACTGATCGTAACATCTGCCGTTGTTCCTCAGTATCATTCCATAGAGGCCTGTACAGGTATTACTCTGACGGCAAAAGACAATACTCGCATTCTGGCACGGACAATAGAATGGGGAGGTAGTGAATTAAATAGCCAATATGTTATTGTGCCACGTGGTTATAAACAAAATTCTTATACGCCCGCAGGAACTTCTTCCGGCATGGAGTTTACCGCACGTTATGGCTATGTGGGTTTAGCTGTGGAACAAAAGGAATTTGTGGCGGAAGGGCTAAACGAAGTTGGTTTATCTGCCGGATTATTTTATTTCCCCGGATATGGAAAGTATGAAGATTACAGTTCGGCTCACACTACATCAAGCATTGCCGATTTGCAGTTAGTATCATGGATGTTAGGGAATTTTAGAACCGTTGATGAGGTTAAAAATGCAATTAAGGATATCCATGTTATAGGTATTGATCCGCGTGCTTCGACTGTACATTGGCGTATTGCCGATATTTCCGGTCGTCAATTGGTACTGGAGATTGTGGATGGTCAACCGTATTTCTATGAGAATGAACTGGGTGTATTGACTAACTCACCGGGTTTTGAATGGCAAATAACAAACCTCAACAACTATGTTAACCTCTTTCCTGGTTCAGCAGAACCTAAATTGCTTGGAAATATACAGCTTATGGCTTTTGGATCGGGCAGTGGTTTTTTAGGTATACCGGGCGATGTAACTCCTCCCTCACGTTTTGTTCGTGCGGCTTTCTATCAATCGACAGCACCTCAACAAGCTACTGCAAAGGAAACCGTCTTGCAGAGTTTTCAGATATTGAATAACTTTGATATACCTGTGG encodes:
- a CDS encoding GNAT family N-acetyltransferase — translated: MDTIRIELYKPEYKEAFILLNTEWITRYFRLEESDVYTLNNIEEYILNKGGQIFLAIMNGKVVGCCALIAHPEDQTFEMAKMAVSPQAQGLGLGRKLGEALIQYAKERGIKRVFLEGNTRLESSIILYHKLGFEEVTVSNSVYERCNIMMVLDIE
- a CDS encoding linear amide C-N hydrolase, which codes for MVKKLLTLLIVTSAVVPQYHSIEACTGITLTAKDNTRILARTIEWGGSELNSQYVIVPRGYKQNSYTPAGTSSGMEFTARYGYVGLAVEQKEFVAEGLNEVGLSAGLFYFPGYGKYEDYSSAHTTSSIADLQLVSWMLGNFRTVDEVKNAIKDIHVIGIDPRASTVHWRIADISGRQLVLEIVDGQPYFYENELGVLTNSPGFEWQITNLNNYVNLFPGSAEPKLLGNIQLMAFGSGSGFLGIPGDVTPPSRFVRAAFYQSTAPQQATAKETVLQSFQILNNFDIPVGIEFPLGQVPANIPSATQWTASTDMANRIIYYRTMYNSAIRSIDLKDIDFNSVKYRAVPLDEIKQQPVISVKIN